From Streptomyces sp. NBC_00370, a single genomic window includes:
- a CDS encoding transglycosylase domain-containing protein, with protein sequence MPKKRSGGGLTKTQQAAKFLGVSVLAGAVLAGIALPAAGALGLAAKGTVDGFDEIPANLKTPPLSQRTTILDAKGGKIATVYSRDRTVVPLKAISPYMQKALVAIEDSRFYEHGAVDLKGVLRALNRNAQEGGVSEGASTLTQQYVKNVFVEEAGNDPTKVAQATQQTLGRKVQELKYAIQVEEELGKKKILENYLNITFFGEQAYGVEAAAQRYFSKSAKDLTLEESALLAGIVQSPSRYDPVNDVQEATKRRNTVLARMAAVGDISQGEADKAIAKPIKLHVTEPKNGCITAVKGAGFFCDYVRQVFLNDPVFGKTPKERAAIWDQGGLTVRTTLDPQAQDSAQASIKDHVYKTDPVATALSIVQPGTGKILAMGQSRPYGFKKNETQINLSVDKDMGGGAGYQPGSTFKPIVAAAALERGIPATQTFPAPYKMTYPTPVQTCNGPWTDKDVPVENENESEKGPMGMKEATAKSVNTYYVQLISQIGVCPVTDLSKKMGVVRADGNPIQQVPSITLGSQEVSPLTMAGAYATFASRGTYCTPIAIESITGPDKKPMAVPKSKCDRAMSEKTADTVSALLKGVVEDGTGTEAGLSDRPSAGKTGTTDFRYAAWFVGYTPNMAAAVWVGDPMHKKRMENITIGGQYHEKVFGGDTPGPIWRDAMSGALQGVPALNFNEINIPDPPKENDPDKGHGKPGDDGGNQGGDQGNDQGANQGGDQGGDQGADQGGDGKPGDNGNPGFPGFTTGGNGGPQDGGNQGNGGNGP encoded by the coding sequence ATGCCAAAGAAGCGCTCGGGCGGGGGTCTGACCAAGACCCAGCAGGCCGCCAAGTTCCTCGGTGTCAGCGTGCTCGCAGGGGCGGTGCTCGCCGGAATCGCCCTGCCTGCCGCCGGGGCGCTGGGGCTGGCCGCCAAGGGAACCGTCGACGGGTTCGACGAGATCCCCGCCAACCTCAAGACGCCGCCGCTGAGTCAGCGCACCACGATCCTGGACGCCAAGGGCGGCAAGATCGCGACGGTCTACTCACGCGACCGCACCGTGGTGCCGCTGAAGGCCATCTCGCCGTACATGCAGAAGGCGCTCGTCGCCATCGAGGACTCGCGCTTCTACGAGCACGGCGCGGTCGACCTCAAGGGCGTACTGCGCGCGCTGAACCGCAACGCGCAGGAGGGCGGGGTCTCCGAGGGCGCTTCGACCCTCACCCAGCAGTACGTGAAGAACGTCTTCGTCGAAGAGGCGGGCAACGACCCGACGAAGGTCGCGCAGGCAACCCAGCAGACCCTCGGCCGCAAGGTCCAGGAGCTCAAGTACGCGATCCAGGTCGAGGAAGAGCTGGGCAAGAAGAAGATCCTCGAGAACTACCTGAACATCACCTTCTTCGGCGAGCAGGCCTACGGCGTCGAGGCGGCCGCCCAGCGGTACTTCTCCAAGTCGGCCAAGGACCTGACGCTGGAGGAGTCGGCGCTGCTCGCCGGCATCGTCCAGTCGCCGAGCCGCTACGACCCGGTCAACGACGTGCAGGAGGCCACCAAGCGCCGTAACACGGTGCTGGCGCGGATGGCGGCCGTCGGCGACATCTCGCAGGGCGAGGCGGACAAGGCCATCGCCAAGCCGATCAAGCTCCATGTGACCGAGCCGAAGAACGGCTGCATCACCGCGGTCAAGGGCGCCGGCTTCTTCTGTGACTACGTACGCCAGGTGTTCCTGAACGACCCGGTCTTCGGCAAGACACCGAAGGAACGGGCCGCGATCTGGGACCAGGGCGGTCTGACGGTCCGTACGACGCTGGACCCGCAGGCGCAGGACTCGGCGCAGGCGTCGATCAAGGACCACGTCTACAAGACCGACCCGGTCGCGACGGCGCTGTCGATCGTGCAGCCCGGCACCGGCAAGATCCTCGCGATGGGGCAGTCGAGGCCGTACGGCTTCAAGAAGAACGAGACCCAGATCAACCTGTCCGTCGACAAGGACATGGGCGGCGGCGCCGGTTACCAGCCGGGGTCGACGTTCAAGCCGATCGTCGCGGCCGCGGCGCTGGAGCGGGGCATTCCGGCGACGCAGACGTTCCCTGCGCCGTACAAGATGACGTACCCGACGCCGGTGCAGACCTGCAACGGCCCGTGGACGGACAAGGACGTCCCGGTCGAGAACGAGAACGAGTCCGAGAAGGGCCCGATGGGCATGAAGGAGGCGACCGCGAAGTCGGTCAACACCTACTACGTCCAGCTGATCAGCCAGATCGGCGTCTGCCCGGTGACGGACCTGTCGAAGAAGATGGGCGTCGTACGGGCCGACGGCAACCCGATCCAGCAGGTCCCGTCGATCACCCTGGGCTCGCAGGAGGTCTCGCCGCTGACGATGGCCGGCGCGTACGCCACCTTCGCCAGCCGGGGCACGTACTGCACCCCGATCGCCATCGAGTCGATCACCGGCCCGGACAAGAAGCCGATGGCCGTGCCGAAGTCGAAGTGCGATCGGGCGATGTCCGAGAAGACCGCCGACACGGTCAGCGCCCTGCTGAAGGGTGTGGTCGAGGACGGTACGGGTACGGAGGCGGGCCTCAGCGACCGCCCGAGCGCGGGCAAGACCGGTACGACGGACTTCCGTTACGCGGCCTGGTTCGTGGGCTACACGCCGAACATGGCGGCCGCGGTGTGGGTCGGCGACCCGATGCACAAGAAGCGGATGGAGAACATCACCATCGGCGGGCAGTACCACGAGAAGGTCTTCGGTGGTGACACCCCGGGCCCGATCTGGCGCGACGCGATGAGCGGCGCTCTGCAGGGCGTGCCGGCGCTGAACTTCAACGAGATCAACATCCCGGACCCGCCGAAGGAGAACGACCCCGACAAGGGCCACGGTAAGCCGGGCGACGACGGCGGGAACCAGGGCGGCGACCAGGGGAACGACCAGGGCGCGAACCAGGGCGGCGACCAAGGTGGCGACCAGGGGGCCGACCAGGGCGGCGACGGAAAGCCGGGCGACAACGGGAACCCGGGGTTCCCGGGCTTCACGACGGGCGGCAACGGCGGCCCCCAGGACGGCGGAAACCAGGGGAACGGCGGGAACGGGCCGTAG
- a CDS encoding WhiB family transcriptional regulator, giving the protein MGWVTDWSAQAACRTTDPDELFVQGAAQNRAKAVCTGCPVRTECLADALDNRVEFGVWGGMTERERRALLRRRPTVTSWRRLLETARTEYERSAGILPVGLEDDETYATYAAVG; this is encoded by the coding sequence ATGGGCTGGGTAACCGACTGGAGTGCGCAGGCAGCTTGCCGCACTACCGATCCGGATGAACTGTTCGTTCAAGGTGCAGCGCAGAACAGAGCCAAGGCGGTGTGCACCGGGTGCCCGGTACGCACCGAATGCCTGGCCGATGCGCTGGACAATCGCGTCGAATTCGGCGTGTGGGGCGGAATGACCGAGCGGGAGCGCCGCGCTTTGCTGCGCAGGCGCCCCACCGTCACCTCGTGGCGACGGCTGCTTGAGACCGCGCGCACGGAGTACGAGCGCAGTGCGGGGATCCTGCCCGTGGGCTTGGAGGACGACGAGACGTACGCGACGTACGCAGCGGTCGGCTAG